A single region of the Streptomyces sp. NBC_00425 genome encodes:
- the upp gene encoding uracil phosphoribosyltransferase: MRLHVVDHPLVAHKLTTLRDQRTDSATFRRLADELVTLLAYEATRDVRTEQVDIKTPVAATTGVKLSYPRPLVVPILRAGLGMLDGMVRLLPTAEVGFLGMIRNEETLEASTYATRMPEDLSGRQVYVLDPMLATGGTLVAAIRELIRRGADDVTAVVLLAAPEGVAIMERELAGSPVTVVTAAVDDHLNEHGYIVPGLGDAGDRLYGAAE, translated from the coding sequence ATGCGTCTCCACGTCGTCGACCACCCTCTGGTCGCCCACAAACTCACCACGTTGCGCGACCAGCGCACGGACTCCGCGACCTTCCGCCGACTGGCCGACGAGCTGGTCACCCTGCTCGCCTACGAGGCCACGCGGGACGTCCGCACCGAACAGGTCGACATCAAGACGCCGGTCGCCGCGACCACCGGCGTCAAGCTCTCCTACCCGCGCCCGCTGGTCGTGCCGATCCTGCGCGCCGGCCTCGGCATGCTGGACGGCATGGTCCGGCTGCTGCCGACGGCCGAGGTGGGCTTCCTCGGCATGATCCGCAACGAGGAGACGCTCGAGGCGTCCACGTACGCCACGCGCATGCCGGAGGACCTCTCCGGCCGCCAGGTGTACGTCCTGGACCCGATGCTGGCCACCGGCGGCACGCTGGTCGCCGCGATCCGCGAGCTGATCCGGCGCGGCGCCGACGACGTCACGGCCGTCGTGCTGCTCGCCGCCCCGGAGGGCGTGGCGATCATGGAGCGCGAGCTCGCGGGCTCTCCGGTCACCGTCGTCACGGCGGCCGTCGACGACCACCTCAACGAGCACGGATACATCGTCCCGGGTCTGGGCGACGCGGGAGACCGGCTGTACGGGGCGGCGGAGTAG